In Pseudofrankia saprophytica, one genomic interval encodes:
- a CDS encoding WD40 repeat domain-containing protein, whose amino-acid sequence MADTPASTPFDPDETIVRPASAPGTPGPFGPPEEPTIHADETLVQSAPGERPEPSGSSEEATIRPGGSFAGTGAHGPFAAPEESTARLAPDHPWNTPAPAPGGWPAVAPLPTPAPAPHGPPAPTPAPYGWASTGPEPWRNQSNPAGYVQPGQPGQPVPPGYPGSAGYPTSPGYPAAPGGPAARSSRRRFGRWGFIVVVLAVCVVLGAAATGITILATRDGKGPTTAQALITTPPSLVAQLPADPDRSRTVYSFAFSADGKRLAVADGGTTADYTGQAALRQWEMKGGGATPAEIGRSTIARPDWWGVAFAPDLRTVAVGISDVVLLDIHDPARTTALSEPFAHHPGVGHRALFSPDGDLLAIATPDGALRLWNVSDRANPKPTSEPFGGGGAQQVLGIDFSPDGRTLAVASSDSLVRLWNISDRAHPAALGQPLTGHVSGVWNVAFSPDGKTLATAGGDRTIRLWDVSDPARPRPLGPPLTGHAGGVLAVRFSPDGTVLASHGPDNVVHLWNVADPAHAAPLGQPLADQWGATFSPDGNTLATVGIDNTIRLWRLR is encoded by the coding sequence ATGGCCGACACGCCCGCGAGCACGCCCTTCGACCCGGACGAGACGATCGTTCGACCAGCGTCCGCGCCTGGGACGCCCGGCCCGTTCGGCCCGCCCGAGGAGCCGACGATCCACGCGGACGAGACATTGGTCCAGTCCGCGCCGGGGGAGCGGCCGGAGCCCTCGGGGTCGTCCGAGGAGGCGACGATCCGCCCGGGTGGCTCGTTCGCCGGGACTGGGGCGCACGGTCCGTTCGCCGCGCCTGAGGAGTCGACGGCCCGCCTGGCGCCGGACCACCCGTGGAACACGCCCGCCCCCGCCCCGGGCGGCTGGCCGGCGGTCGCGCCACTGCCGACCCCCGCGCCCGCTCCGCACGGTCCGCCCGCGCCGACGCCGGCGCCCTACGGCTGGGCCAGTACCGGGCCCGAGCCGTGGCGGAACCAGTCCAACCCCGCCGGGTACGTACAGCCCGGCCAGCCCGGCCAGCCCGTCCCGCCCGGCTATCCCGGGTCGGCGGGCTACCCCACTTCCCCGGGCTATCCCGCGGCACCGGGCGGGCCCGCGGCGCGGTCGTCCCGGCGGCGGTTCGGCCGCTGGGGGTTCATCGTGGTAGTCCTCGCCGTGTGCGTCGTGCTCGGCGCCGCCGCGACCGGCATCACCATCCTGGCCACCCGCGACGGGAAGGGGCCGACGACCGCGCAGGCGCTCATCACCACCCCGCCGTCCCTGGTCGCGCAGCTTCCCGCCGACCCGGACAGGTCCCGGACGGTGTACTCGTTCGCGTTCTCCGCCGACGGCAAGCGCCTCGCCGTCGCCGATGGCGGCACGACCGCCGACTACACCGGCCAGGCGGCCCTTCGCCAGTGGGAGATGAAGGGCGGCGGCGCCACCCCGGCCGAGATCGGCCGGTCGACGATCGCTCGGCCCGACTGGTGGGGCGTCGCCTTCGCTCCCGACCTCAGGACGGTCGCGGTGGGCATCTCCGACGTCGTGCTCCTGGACATCCACGACCCCGCCCGCACGACCGCCCTCAGCGAGCCGTTCGCTCACCATCCCGGCGTGGGCCACCGCGCCCTCTTCTCGCCCGACGGCGACCTCCTCGCGATCGCCACCCCGGACGGGGCGCTGCGGCTGTGGAACGTCAGCGACCGTGCCAACCCGAAGCCCACCAGCGAGCCGTTCGGCGGCGGCGGCGCGCAGCAGGTGCTCGGCATCGACTTCTCGCCCGACGGCCGCACCCTCGCGGTGGCGAGCTCGGACAGCCTGGTCCGCCTGTGGAACATCTCCGACCGCGCCCACCCGGCGGCGCTGGGCCAGCCGCTGACCGGCCACGTCAGCGGCGTGTGGAACGTCGCCTTCTCGCCCGACGGGAAGACCCTCGCGACCGCCGGCGGGGACCGGACCATCCGCCTCTGGGACGTCAGCGACCCCGCCCGTCCACGGCCGCTCGGCCCGCCGCTCACCGGCCACGCGGGCGGAGTGCTGGCTGTCAGGTTCTCGCCCGACGGCACGGTGCTCGCCAGCCACGGGCCGGACAACGTCGTCCACCTCTGGAACGTCGCCGACCCGGCCCACGCGGCCCCGCTCGGCCAGCCCCTCGCGGACCAGTGGGGCGCGACGTTCTCCCCGGACGGGAACACCCTGGCCACGGTGGGAATCGACAACACCATCCGCCTCTGGCGGTTGCGCTGA
- a CDS encoding ADP-ribosylglycohydrolase family protein, with the protein MLSYRDRVRGCLLGGALGDALGAGIEFLSLDEIRRAYGPDGVTGLTEAYGVFAPITDDTQMTLFTAEGLIRASVRGRSRGICHPPTVLWQAYQRWLVTQRMNEPPAEVSGWLAAQPVLYARRAPGNACLSGLSAPKMGTPESPANPDSKGCGTVMRSAPFGLLRREPEDAWSLAVECAVLTHGHPSGYLAAGAFAWIVAEVLEGASVLAAATSALRRAEDEPVGHEVARALRAALGAAGEIAADGPGAGGLASPELMAGRVETLGAGWVAEEALAIAVFCAVTAADDPRVALLAAVNHSGDSDSTGAICGNLVGAALGEDALPADWLDELEGHSLVREVADDLVREVTGSADVADPWGGATTEWVARYPGG; encoded by the coding sequence CCTGTCGCTGGACGAGATCCGGCGCGCGTACGGGCCGGACGGGGTCACCGGGCTGACGGAGGCGTACGGCGTGTTCGCGCCGATCACCGACGACACCCAGATGACGCTGTTCACCGCCGAGGGCCTGATCCGCGCCTCGGTACGCGGCCGCTCCCGCGGGATCTGCCACCCGCCCACCGTGCTGTGGCAGGCCTACCAGCGGTGGCTGGTGACGCAGCGGATGAACGAGCCTCCGGCCGAGGTGAGCGGCTGGCTCGCGGCCCAGCCGGTGCTCTACGCCCGCCGGGCGCCGGGCAACGCCTGCCTGTCCGGCCTGTCGGCGCCGAAGATGGGCACCCCTGAGAGCCCGGCCAACCCGGACAGCAAGGGCTGCGGCACGGTGATGCGCTCGGCGCCGTTCGGCCTGCTGCGCCGAGAGCCGGAGGACGCCTGGTCGCTGGCGGTCGAGTGCGCGGTGCTCACCCACGGCCACCCGTCCGGCTACCTCGCCGCCGGCGCGTTCGCCTGGATCGTCGCCGAGGTGCTGGAGGGCGCGTCGGTGCTCGCGGCGGCGACGTCGGCGCTGCGCCGGGCGGAGGACGAGCCGGTGGGGCATGAGGTCGCGCGTGCGTTGCGGGCGGCCCTCGGCGCGGCCGGGGAGATCGCGGCCGACGGCCCGGGGGCGGGCGGGCTCGCCTCGCCCGAGCTCATGGCGGGACGGGTGGAGACGCTCGGCGCGGGCTGGGTGGCGGAGGAGGCGCTGGCCATCGCGGTCTTCTGCGCCGTCACCGCGGCGGACGACCCGCGCGTCGCGCTGCTCGCCGCGGTGAACCACTCCGGCGACAGCGACTCGACCGGCGCGATCTGCGGCAACCTCGTCGGCGCCGCCCTCGGCGAGGACGCGCTGCCCGCCGACTGGCTCGACGAGCTGGAAGGCCACAGCCTGGTCCGCGAGGTCGCCGACGACCTGGTCCGCGAGGTAACAGGCAGCGCCGACGTCGCCGACCCCTGGGGTGGCGCCACCACCGAATGGGTCGCCCGGTACCCCGGCGGCTGA
- a CDS encoding alpha/beta fold hydrolase, translating into MGGDEARERLARGSGVDAAWWDQQCRDLPWGWRVREAEWGRRDVPDPLLPWRDGVRAVRTPDALLRALLFGGASGAAGDPVLFVPGWSSTPYSWRKTLPALAARHRTWYVETREKASSRLRPGDRLTVADMAADVAELASQTVAPAGRYGVIAASTGAVLALHAHPLLDPPPAWIILLLPHVTAPVPAAARVLWPCPPSVLEILRWVLLPGAGYVHRRRAASGLGGFYRVLRTADPGKLRQSLLTWQAYPGLDLDVLAAIRCPCLVIGASRDRLHPATAARLIADRLPSGVFVDGRTTAWGHGLEMVATAMSWIGSAGRGGGR; encoded by the coding sequence ATGGGCGGGGACGAGGCCCGGGAACGGCTGGCACGTGGTTCGGGCGTGGACGCGGCGTGGTGGGACCAGCAGTGCCGGGACCTTCCCTGGGGCTGGCGCGTCCGGGAGGCCGAGTGGGGGCGGCGCGACGTCCCGGATCCGCTGCTGCCCTGGCGCGACGGCGTCCGCGCGGTACGCACGCCGGACGCGCTCCTGCGAGCGTTGCTGTTCGGCGGCGCGTCGGGCGCCGCGGGCGACCCGGTCCTGTTCGTGCCCGGCTGGTCCTCGACGCCGTACAGCTGGCGCAAGACCCTGCCGGCGCTCGCGGCGCGCCACCGGACCTGGTACGTCGAGACGCGGGAGAAGGCGTCGTCCCGGCTGCGCCCCGGTGACCGGCTGACCGTCGCGGACATGGCCGCGGACGTCGCAGAGCTGGCCAGCCAGACGGTCGCCCCCGCCGGCCGCTACGGCGTCATCGCCGCCTCGACCGGCGCGGTCCTGGCCCTGCACGCCCATCCGCTGCTCGACCCACCGCCGGCCTGGATCATCCTGCTGCTGCCGCACGTCACCGCGCCGGTACCGGCCGCGGCGCGTGTGCTGTGGCCGTGCCCGCCGTCGGTGCTGGAGATCCTGCGCTGGGTGCTGCTGCCGGGCGCGGGGTATGTGCACCGCCGGCGGGCGGCGAGCGGGCTGGGCGGCTTCTACCGGGTCCTGCGGACCGCCGACCCGGGCAAGCTGCGACAGTCGCTGCTCACCTGGCAGGCCTACCCGGGGCTCGACCTGGACGTGCTGGCGGCGATCCGCTGCCCCTGCCTGGTGATCGGGGCGTCCCGCGACCGGCTGCACCCGGCCACCGCCGCGCGGCTCATCGCCGACCGGCTGCCGTCGGGAGTCTTCGTCGACGGGCGGACGACCGCCTGGGGCCATGGCCTCGAGATGGTCGCCACGGCGATGTCGTGGATCGGGTCGGCGGGCCGCGGCGGCGGCCGGTAG